Within Fusobacterium gonidiaformans ATCC 25563, the genomic segment TAATATCTTCTGTTAGAGAAATGGTATTTTCTATTACTTTATCCTCTCCTTGTTTCTTTTCCTTAGAGTCAACTTTAATATTGTTTCCTGCTAAAACTTTTGCTCCTTCTCCGTTCTTTCCATCTTTACCATCTTTTCCCGGTTCTCCCTTAGGTCCTACTGCTCCTGTATCTCCTTTGTCTCCCTTAGGTCCTTTAAAATCAGGATCTTTTTTCAAGTTTTCTTTATCTAAAGATACCACAACTCTTCTATTTTCTCCCTCTCCTTCCACAGCTGCCTTTAATCCATCTCTAAATTCCCAATTCATTTTATAAAAAGTAAGGTCTGTTCCGTTCGAAATATCTGTTCCTTTTGTAGAAGCATTTCCACCACTAAACACATGGAAAGGATGACTTAAAACTGATTTCAATTGTGCTACATTGACTGCATCCGTATCTTCTGTTCCTGCTGCTACTCCTGTAATTTGACGAGTAACTTTCTTTTCTACATCTCCGACAGATAACGCAGCACGAGTAGACTTCCAAGCTATATCATCTTTTGCAGAAACAGCATTGACAGCAGCATCAAACCCTTGTTTTCCTTTATCTATATTAGAAACTGCTTCACTTCCTAAAGCAACTCCACCATCTTTTTCTACATCTGTGTTATATCCTATCATAACAGCATTGCTAATATTATCTTTATGTTTTTTTATAGCTACTTGTTTTTTCACTTTATATTCTAATGGTTTTGGTTTTTCATCTGTAGATATCATAGGAATATATGTCCTTGTTTCTTCTTCTTCTCTAGTTTCCATCGATCCGAGAATAATGTTATTATTCCCTCCATTTAATTCATGATAGTCTCCAATAACTACACCATTTTTTGTCTCAGACACTTTGTTTCCATTTCCTAAAAGAGACATATTTTTAATATTTGTTCCAATATTTCGATATCCATTTATACTATTCATCGTGCTTTCTTTAGTATTCGTCCCCTTTAAAATATTCCCCGTTCCTAAAACCTGTGAACGAATTGCATAATCAATAACATTTGCATTTCCTAAAGTCATTACAGATCCTCCATTAAGCATAGCAAGATCAGCCATATCTTTATTATTAATATCTGAATAAGCTTCCCCACCCTGGCTACGGTAAGATAAGTATACTCCATTCCCATTAACTTCTTCCACTTTCTCTGTAATAGACATTGCATGACTTACTTTATTTCCAGCACCAAAAATCATTGAATTATTAGAATCTTCTATCTTATTCCAAGACCCAACAATAGAATTCGCATATGCTCGCATATTTACCCATCCATCACCCATATCACCAGAAATTTTATTTTCTGCACCATAAATTGATAAAAAATGACCATCTTTAGCTTTAATATGCGAATTGTATCCCGTTACAGCTCCCATCCAGCCATCTACTCTGGCAGAATGACCAATAGCTACATTAAATCCCCCCGAACATTGTTCGTCTTTTCCTCCGGCTTGATATCCTATAATGACACTCTTGTGTCCTTGAGCATTATTTCTATCTTTTTTATCCTCAGGTCTCATAGAACCAATAACAACCGTTTCATCTATTGTCCCTATTTGTTGATTATCTCCAATCACAATTCCTGAAGAGGGATTAACTGATTCGTTATTATTCCCAATTACAGTTAAGCTTTCATAGCCTTTCATATAAGTATTATTTCCACTAATCTTATTTCCACCACCAATAATAGTATCCACAGTTGTACGCTTTTTCCCAGAATTAGTTCCTTGATCTCGGCCTGTAATCTCATTATCACTTCCCATTACATTTTGTCTATTACTATTTTTTACAGTATTTTTATTTCCTACTACATTTACATCTTCACTCTCTTCAACAGTATTTTCGTCTCCGACAACAGAAGATTTCTTTTCTTTTTTTATAGCATTTTTTGACCCTAGAACATTTACTTCCGAATCTGTAATTGTGTTATCCCCATTGCCAGTCCCTGTTCCCACAACTACATTCGCACTCGCAATTCCCCCGGTAATTAAAAAAGCAACCAAAAGAGCTTGTGTGAATCTAACTTTTCTTTTTAACCAATTTTTAATACTTTTTTCCTCTAACATATTTAAACCCTCCCTCTATTTTCAATATATTTTAAATTTTCTTCCAAAAAAACAAAAAAATTAGCCTCTTTTATAAACGTTCAAATTCCGCTATAAAATTAACTAATTTCAGTAATAGCTCGCCCCCCCCCATTCAAAAATGGGGTTTTTCGTTCTATTTATGTTATATATTATTTTGTAATCTTGTTATTTAATTTTAATATATCATAAATTAGAAAGGAAGTCAAAACATTTTGATAGATACTAACATGAAATAGTAACTATATCCTATTCTGAAAAGAAATAAGGAGCATTAGAGATTCTATCAAAGAATCTCCAATACTCCTCTCTCTATTTCATATTTTCAATTTCTTACTCAGAAACTATTTTGTAATTTCTGATACAACTCCTGATGCTACTGTTCTTCCACCTTCTCGAATTGCAAATCGTAATCCTGTTTCCATTGCAATTGGGTGAATCAATTCTACTGTCATTGTGATATTATCTCCCGGCATTACCATTTCTACTCCTTCTGGTAATGTTACTGCTCCTGTAATATCTGTGGTTCTAAAGTAAAATTGTGGTCTGTATCCTGAGAAGAATGGAGTATGTCTTCCTCCTTCTTCTTTTGTCAATACATATACTTCTCCACTGAAGTTTGTATGAGGATGAATTGTTCCTGGTTTTGCCAATACTTGTCCTCTTTCTACATCTTCTTTCTTGGTTCCTCTCAATAAAGCTCCGATGTTATCTCCTGCTTGTCCTTGATCCAATAATTTTCGGAACATTTCTACTCCGGTACAAGTTGTCTTTGTTGTCGCTTTGATTCCTACGATTTCAACTTCTTCTCCAACTTTTACAACTCCTCTTTCAACTCTTCCTGTTACTACAGTTCCTCTTCCTGTAATTGTAAATACGTCTTCGATTGGCATCAAGAATGGTTGATCTACTGCTCTTTCCGGTGTTGGAATATATTCATCTACGGCTTTCATCAATGCCATGATTTGATCTATCCATTTTTGTTCTCCATTTAATGCTCCTAAGGATGATCCTGTTATGATTGGAATTTCATCTCCTGGGAATCCATATTCAGATAGTAATTCTCTTACTTCCATTTCTACTAATTCTAATAATTCTTCATCTTCTACCATATCTGCTTTATTCAAATATACTACGATATATGGTACTCCTACTTGTCTTGATAATAAGATGTGTTCTCTTGTTTGTGGCATTGGTCCATCCGCTGCTGATACAACTAAGATAGCTCCATCCATTTGAGCTGCTCCTGTAATCATGTTCTTTACATAATCCGCGTGCCCTGGACAGTCTACGTGTGCATAGTGTCTTGTTTCTGTTTCATATTCGATATGAGCTGTATTGATTGTAATTCCTCTTTCTCTTTCTTCTGGAGCTACGTCAATTTTGTCAAAATCTACTTTTTGTGCCAATCCTAAGTCAGATAACACCTTGGAAATTGCTGCTGTTGTTGTTGTCTTTCCATGGTCAACGTGCCCAATTGTTCCGATGTTTACATGCGGTTTACTTCTTTCATATTTTTCTTTTGCCATTTTCATACCTCCAGTTTTTTTATTTTAATTGCATTAAAATTTATTTTAAAAAAAAACCACACTTTAGCCTTTCTTTCTGCATCGTGTAGTAAATAGTGGTGGTGAGGGAAGGATTCGAACCTTCGAAGGCAGAGCCGTCAGATTTACAGTCTGATCCCTTTGGCCGCTCGGGAACCTCACCTCTTTATAATATTGTTAGTGGTACCCCGTAGGGGAATTGAACCCCTGTTTCCAGAGTGAAAATCTGATGTCCTAACCACTGAACGAACGGGGCACTATGGTGCCGCTTATCGGAGTCGAACCAATCACCTACTGATTACAAGTCAGTTGCTCTACCAGATGAGCTAAAGCGGCATTTCTGTGTCTCTCAGGACAAGTATTATTCTACACGAATTCCTCTATTTTGTCAAACATTTTTTTTATTTTTTTTAAAAAAATTATAGAACTATCCTTTTTCTATTTATTTATATAGACTTTTTATTTCCTCTTCTGTATACTTTCTTCTTTCTTTCATCGCTTTGATTCGACTTTCATCCTCTGTTATTTTCTGATTGGTATTAAATTTCCCTATGATTTCCACTCCGGAAAGTCCTTCTTGTTCTAGATACTCTTTTATCTCCAATAGTTTATGATAAGGTACTGGTTTCACCCAAGATTCTGTCCCCGGTCTGTCTAAAGAATTTAATTGAAGTTTGCGATAGGATAAAGTTTTTACAAAAGTTGCATATGCTTTTAAATCCGAAAAAGACGTATTAAGTCCCTCAATCAAAAATAATTCCAAATCAATATCTCCATGAAAAGAAGAACAAAGTTTTTGAAGCCCCTCTAGTACTGTTTCTATTCGATAATTAGGATAAACTCTCACTATCTTTTCAAAGATTTCTTGCCTTACAGTATGCAAACTTGGCATAATCAAATCTGCCTCTTGTATTTCTTCTAACACCTCTTCTCTATGAAGTAATAAAGAATTCGTAATAACAGCTATCTTAATGCTAGGATGTTCTTTCTTAATATAACGAATAATTTTTCCTAAATCTAAACTTAAAGTCGGTTCTCCACTTCCGGAAAAAGTTACATAATCAGGAGTCACTTCTTTCAAGGCTAACTCCAATTCTTGAATAAAATCTTCATAAGAGATAAAATGTTGCCTCTCTATTGTCCAATCTTTTGTGGGACCACACTCACAAAAGACACAATTCAAATTACAAGTTTTAGGAATTACGATATCCATACCCAAAGAAATTCCTAATCTTCTTGAAGGAACCGGACCAAATACATATCTCGCCATTTCTTCTTCCTTTCTTAACTCTACACCGAGACCTAAAATAACTTAGGTGCTTCCAAAATTTCTAACTCTTCTGTTATTTCAAAAATCAAAGGTTTTCCTGTCGGTAAATTTAGTTCCATAATCTTTTCATCACTAATTTTTAACAAGTGCTTCACCAAAGCTCGTAAACTATTGCCATGAGCAGCAATCAGAATATTCTTCCCCTTCTTTATTTCTGGAGCGATGACTTCATTCCAATAAGGAAGAACCCTTACAATGGTATCTTTTAAACTCTCAGACAAAGGAATTTCTTCTTCTTTTAAATCTCGATAGCGTTTGTCATATCTCGGAGACCTCTCATCTTCTTTCTCCATTGCAGGAGGTTGAATATCAAAACTTCTTCTCCAAATATGTACCTGTTCTTCTCCAAACTTTTTTGCAGTTTCTGATTTATTTAAACCTTGCAAAGCACCATAATGTCTCTCATTTAATTTCCAAGTTTTTATGATCGGAAGATACAAAGCATCCAACTCTTCTAAAATATACTGTAAAGTTTTAATTGCTCTCTTTTGATAAGAAGTAAAACAAAGGTCGAAATCTATTTTCTGTGCTAATAGTTCTCTCCCTGCTTCTTTCGCTTCCCGAATTCCAGTTTCTGATAAATCGACATCTGCCCATCCTGTAAAACGATTCTGTAAATTCCACTCGCTTTGACCATGTCTTACTAATACTAGCTTCATAGTTTCCTCCTAACTTGGTATATATCATTATAAAAATTTCAAAAAACAAAAAAACTTTATCTTATCTTCCCAAATAAAATAAAGTTTTAACTACTAAAATGGAGGCGACGACCAGATTTGAACTGGTGATGGAGATTTTGCAGACCTCTGCCTTACCGC encodes:
- a CDS encoding radical SAM protein codes for the protein MARYVFGPVPSRRLGISLGMDIVIPKTCNLNCVFCECGPTKDWTIERQHFISYEDFIQELELALKEVTPDYVTFSGSGEPTLSLDLGKIIRYIKKEHPSIKIAVITNSLLLHREEVLEEIQEADLIMPSLHTVRQEIFEKIVRVYPNYRIETVLEGLQKLCSSFHGDIDLELFLIEGLNTSFSDLKAYATFVKTLSYRKLQLNSLDRPGTESWVKPVPYHKLLEIKEYLEQEGLSGVEIIGKFNTNQKITEDESRIKAMKERRKYTEEEIKSLYK
- the gpmA gene encoding 2,3-diphosphoglycerate-dependent phosphoglycerate mutase produces the protein MKLVLVRHGQSEWNLQNRFTGWADVDLSETGIREAKEAGRELLAQKIDFDLCFTSYQKRAIKTLQYILEELDALYLPIIKTWKLNERHYGALQGLNKSETAKKFGEEQVHIWRRSFDIQPPAMEKEDERSPRYDKRYRDLKEEEIPLSESLKDTIVRVLPYWNEVIAPEIKKGKNILIAAHGNSLRALVKHLLKISDEKIMELNLPTGKPLIFEITEELEILEAPKLF
- a CDS encoding YadA-like family protein — protein: MLEEKSIKNWLKRKVRFTQALLVAFLITGGIASANVVVGTGTGNGDNTITDSEVNVLGSKNAIKKEKKSSVVGDENTVEESEDVNVVGNKNTVKNSNRQNVMGSDNEITGRDQGTNSGKKRTTVDTIIGGGNKISGNNTYMKGYESLTVIGNNNESVNPSSGIVIGDNQQIGTIDETVVIGSMRPEDKKDRNNAQGHKSVIIGYQAGGKDEQCSGGFNVAIGHSARVDGWMGAVTGYNSHIKAKDGHFLSIYGAENKISGDMGDGWVNMRAYANSIVGSWNKIEDSNNSMIFGAGNKVSHAMSITEKVEEVNGNGVYLSYRSQGGEAYSDINNKDMADLAMLNGGSVMTLGNANVIDYAIRSQVLGTGNILKGTNTKESTMNSINGYRNIGTNIKNMSLLGNGNKVSETKNGVVIGDYHELNGGNNNIILGSMETREEEETRTYIPMISTDEKPKPLEYKVKKQVAIKKHKDNISNAVMIGYNTDVEKDGGVALGSEAVSNIDKGKQGFDAAVNAVSAKDDIAWKSTRAALSVGDVEKKVTRQITGVAAGTEDTDAVNVAQLKSVLSHPFHVFSGGNASTKGTDISNGTDLTFYKMNWEFRDGLKAAVEGEGENRRVVVSLDKENLKKDPDFKGPKGDKGDTGAVGPKGEPGKDGKDGKNGEGAKVLAGNNIKVDSKEKKQGEDKVIENTISLTEDIKVKTVSTDSINVGDTVKISKEGINAGKQKITNVADGKADSDAVNVKQLNEVKKEVKENTKEMTKQLYHLGEEIDGVRSEARGIGALSASLAALHPMQYDKAKPNQVMAGVGTYRDKQAVAVGMTHYFTENLMMTAGVSLAETSNTKAMANVGLTWKFGSKEEGEDIKISEDVILKEQLGKLTMENRNQKQENLELKSRVEKLEQKLEAILNQR
- the tuf gene encoding elongation factor Tu, producing MAKEKYERSKPHVNIGTIGHVDHGKTTTTAAISKVLSDLGLAQKVDFDKIDVAPEERERGITINTAHIEYETETRHYAHVDCPGHADYVKNMITGAAQMDGAILVVSAADGPMPQTREHILLSRQVGVPYIVVYLNKADMVEDEELLELVEMEVRELLSEYGFPGDEIPIITGSSLGALNGEQKWIDQIMALMKAVDEYIPTPERAVDQPFLMPIEDVFTITGRGTVVTGRVERGVVKVGEEVEIVGIKATTKTTCTGVEMFRKLLDQGQAGDNIGALLRGTKKEDVERGQVLAKPGTIHPHTNFSGEVYVLTKEEGGRHTPFFSGYRPQFYFRTTDITGAVTLPEGVEMVMPGDNITMTVELIHPIAMETGLRFAIREGGRTVASGVVSEITK